The following DNA comes from Frankia casuarinae.
CGGTTGCATCCTCGAAGGTCAGCATCCAGTGGTAGGAGCGGCGGCCGGGTGTCCAGCCCGGCCGGTCCCAGTGGTTTTCGAGCCGGTCGAGACCGGCGAAGCGGTGCCAGTCGTCCGCGACCGGGTCCGCGGTGCGTGCCGTGGTCACCGGTGTGCGCCGGTGGGGAGGGCGAGCGCGCGGGAAGCCTCCGCGAGTTCGGTGACCGGGCCGATCTGCTGCCACGGCTTGGCGCGGGTGACCAGCTCATGGCTACGACGTCGGACGGACTCGATCGGGTTGCCGGCCGTGGCGGTCAGAGCCTCGATGCCCAGGACGGCAGCCTGCTCCGGATCGGGGGAGTGGGACAGCAGCAGCGCGGTCGCGAGGTCGAGGCGGACGAGGCAACGGCTCCACATCGACGGGGATCGGTCTGCGACCTGAGCGGCCATGTCCGCATACTCCCGCGCCTGACCGGGCTCGCCCAGTGAGACATAGGCGGTCGCGGCGTTCGCGGCGATACGGGCGATGCTGTACGGCGCGAAGGAGATGCAGGGCGACATCCCGTCGGGCACCGGATGCTGTTCGGCGAGGTCGAACGCCTCGCCCACGGATCGGCCCACCCCGGCGCGGTCACCGAGCCGACCGAGGGCGCGTGCCTCCCCGTTCACAGCGAGGCGGATCACCTGGGCCGACCGGCCACCGACACGGCGACCCTCCCGGGCGAACTCCAGGGCAGCTCTGTAGTCCCCGGCGTAGTACTCACACAGGCTCTGCGTGCCGCCTATCCATGCCGTGAGGTCGTGGTGACCGACCAGCTCAGCGGTGTGGAGAGCCTCCAGACAGTAGGCGCGCGCGAGTCCGAACCGGCCGGTGTTCACCGCCATGTAGCCGAGTATTCCGGAGAGGCGACCGGCGATTTCGTAGAGCCGTTCACGCTGCCGGGGCGGCTGTCGTCCTTCCAGGAGGTTCTGAACCCGGCGGCGTTGCCTGAGTACCCGTGGTGCGAGTTTTTCCGGGCCGGCCCACTCGTACTCGTCCGCCATGGTCAGGAGCAGAACGTCGAAGTGGGCGAGAACGGCCGTGCTGACGTTGGATGCACCGAGCGTCTCGATCCGCTGCCCGATCTCCTCGACGGAATCCGATTCCTCGGGAAGGGCGGTCTGTTCCACGATGTTCGTCCGTGAGGCCTCCGGAGACTGGACGGCGCCGCGCGGTGCCAGCCCCATCAACATGCGGGCACGGTCGGGCAGGTCGAGCCCATCGGCGACGCGCTCGAACAACTCGAACTCGGCGGCGATTCGCTTGCCGTTGATGTACTTGCTGATATCTGACTGGGCCAGGCCGACGCGCATCCCGATCCCTGGCTGACTCGCCCCGGCGTACCGCTGTACCAGCCGGAAGAGGGAACCGATGTCCCTCATCTGCAGGCTCTCGGCGACCTGGGTCCGATCCCAGAATTCCGCCGGTATGACGAACGCGGACGGATCATGACGCACGTCGACTCACCCCGCCATCTGCCGCCATCTGTAGCTGATCGTAGTCGATGAGAGCCGGTCCAGGGCCGGAAAACGAGTGCTCGGCGCCATGCCTCGAAGCACTGCTCTTCGGGGACTGCGGCATGCCGCCGGGAACTGTCCTGCCGATCCCGTCCGGGTCATGATTACGGACATCGACACGACCTCCCCGATTTACCCACCGGACCATACGCCCGACCGGGGAGGCTCGCGAATCGATACCGGAATCAACGGAGAGCCCGAAAGGACAGTGAGCCATGCTCGCCACGAAACCCGAATACCCCGCAGCTTTCTCGGTGGAAATGAGCGAACCGTTCACGCCCACCTGGAACCGTCTCCCGGGCATCACGGTGAACGGGACCACGGTCACGGTCGAGCCGGACCGGTACTTCGTCCGTCGCAGTACCGCGCCGGTCTGGATGCTCGTCGACTGGGACCTGGTGACCGAGCGCCTGCTGTCGGAGGACGAGACCGAGGAGGCCGCTGTCGAACAGCAGACCTTGGAGTTCGTCCGTGCCTACGGTCAGCGGACGTCCGAGCCGGCGGACGTGCTGCGCACCGCCGACCGGGTCTACCACCACCTGTTCTCCGCCGAGCGGCTGGACGACCCCGACCTGTCCGACGTCACCGACGACGACCTGCGCATCCTGCGGGAGTCCGCGACGCTCGCGGCGCTGAACCGGGTCGAGCTGTCCGGGGAGATCGCCGACATCGGCCCGGCCTGGTTCTTCCCGGCCACCGCCCGCGTCGTCTACGACCTGGACGCGGACGGAGCCGAGCGGGTCGACGACCTGTACCACGGCGGCTTCTTCAACGAGTACCGCCGGGTGGAGGCGGTCAAGGCGCACGCTGCGCTCGGTTTCAGCCTCGCCCGTCCACATTACGATCTTGATCGATGCAGGATCAAGAGAGCCGTCACAGGCGCGGCCACAAGTGGACCACCGAGATCATAAAAGATTCACCTGCCGGTGGGTCGACAGCAACTCCTCGGGTTGCCACGCTGTGCAGCAGAGCCGACACGACGGTGCTGTGGGGGTGACCGGTGCGACTGGCGTCGTTCAACGTGGAAAACCTGTTCGAACGGATCCGGGCGATGGACCTGCCCACCTGGGACGAAGGCCAACCGGTCCTGGCCGCATTCGACCGATTCATCACCCTCGCCCAGCACGAGGTCTATACCGTTCAGAACAAGACCGACATGCTCGCCGACCTGGAAACGATGGAGATCCTGACCCGCACCAGCGAGGGTCGGCTGCAGCTCAACCGGGATCCACAGCCGCGGTGGGCCCGGCTTCGTGAGAACCGCGGGAACTTCCTCACCCAACCCCCCGGTAAGGACGCTGTGATCGACGCGACCGGGCGGCAGGATTGGATCGGCTGGGTCGAACTGGTCACCGGCCCCGTCGACGAGACCGCGATCCGCTCCACTGCCCAGGTCATCACGGACATCAACGCCGACGTTCTCGCCGTGATCGAAGCCGAAAACCGTCCGGCGCTGGTCCGGTTCAACACCAGTCTGCTCGCCGGCCTGTACGCCCACGTGATGCTCGTCGACGGCAACGACCCCCGCGGCATCGACGTCGGCCTGCTGGCCAAACCCGGCCACACGATCGGCTCGATCGTCAGCCACGTCGACGACCCCGACCCGGCCCGCCCCGACCGGCCGCTGTTCAGCCGCGACTGCCCCGCCTACGAACTGCACACCCCCGCCGGCAACACCATCTGGGTACTGCCGAACCATTTGAAAAGCCAGTCCTGGACCTCCGGAAACCCCGACCCGCTACGCCGCCGGCAGGCCCACCGGGTGGCGGAGATCTACACCGCGCTCCGCGACGCCGGCGCCCGGTACATCGCCGTCGTCGGTGACCTCAACAAGCCACCCCCGCCCGCGTTCCCCAGCCTCGAACCCCTCCTCGGCCCCGACAGTCCACTCGTCGACGCCGCCAGCCGGGCCGGATTCGACACCGGCCCCCGACCCGGTACCTTCCAGTCCTGCACCGCCCGTAACCGACTCGACTACATCCTGCTCTCCCCCGACCTCGCCGACCGGATGACCGGCGGGCAGATCGTCCGCACCGGCCTGTGGGGCGACCCCGACAACAAACACCCATCCGCCCAGTGGGTGATCCACCCCAAGATCACCCGAGCCGACCAGGCCGCCTCCGATCACGCCGCCCTTTACGTCGACCTCGATATCTAAAAACACCGCGGCATCTAGAACACCAGGCGACACTCTGTTGTGCCGCTGAGCGGACGCCTGCCCCGCCGCTCGATTTGACCCCGCCCCCGAACCATCCGAGGAATCGCCAGCAGAGGTGGGCGATGTCGTGGATGCGTTCGCCCGGTGCGGCGAGGTCCCAGTCGTCGCCGTGGTCGAACGGAACCACGAACCCGGCGCAGCCGTACTCTCGACCGATCCGGCGAGCGGCCCGGGTCGGCGACCGCGGCCGGGTCCGCTCCCACCCGCGGCCTCGACGACTGCCAGGTCCGCGACTACCGGGCCCGGTACGCGCACATCACCTTGTCCAGGCTCGCCTACCGATAGTCGCCCTACAGCACAGTTTATCACTCCAGCCAGCCGCTAGAGATCGCTGTCCGTACGACACGTCGGTGGATGCCACTCGTATCTTCCGAATACTCTTCCGAATACTAGACTTAAGTTATGAAAATAGCCCATAACGCCCCACTGTGAGATAGCCAACACCGTAGAGACTTCAACGGAGGTTGACGGTCACCGGAAGCGCTGGTCAGCCCGCTGCGGGCACAGATTACTTGCTATTAAGCAGCAGCATAATTTTTCTTCTCAACAACCAATGGCCCCTCCTTCCTCGTAGACCTCGCCAGTTGGTTGTGGTTAGACTGACGACCGAGCGATTCCAGGAGACGTTACAAGAACAGTAAGTCGCGGCTTCGCCTACTTGACGGCACGGATGCGACGCATGGCGACACGGGGGGTGCGACAACGTAGCGCTGGAGTGCGCAACGGCCGCTACTGTAACTACAGTAAGCGCGCCCAGGCCGCGCGCATGCCTGGAGAATCACGGCCGGCCCGGCCCTGTCGAATTCATCCACAGCTGATGATGATGATAATCAGAAAAACGATCATTGACGCGGGCATGCACGCCGTTCCACGGAATATCGACGGGCATCGCTGGCATATTTCTAATACCAAAAGGTCGTTGACAGCTCCTACCAGTGATCCGGCCGCATCGCCATGCGGACATTCCCTGCTGGAAAAGGAAGTAGATGACTGCGCAAACCGCACGACGGGTGCTTTTGACGGGGGCGTCGGGCGTGCTCGGTCAAGAGCTCCTGAGCCAGTTGAAAAGAGTTCCTGACATCGAGCCGGTGTGCCTGGTGCACCGCACCGTCCTGGCCGACCAGACGATTACCACCGTGCGCGGTGACATCGCTCGTCCACAACTCGGCCTGGATGGATCGGAGTACCGATCCCTGGTCGACAGCGTGGATGCGGTGGTGAATTCAGCCGCCGTGGTCGCATTCAACGGTACCGAGAGGACATTAAGGTCGATCAACGTCGAGGGAACTTCGCGGATAGCGCAGCTGGCCGCGGCGGCAGACGCACCCCTCTACCATGTGAGCACCGCCTACATTGGCGCCCGCAGCGACGGCGCCGGCGAGTCCGGTGCTCGCTACGCCAGCAGCAAGCGCGAGGCCGAGGACGTAGTGCGCGGCGCGGGGGTCCCCTATGCCATCCTCCGGCCCTCGATCATCGTCGGCCACTCCGATACCGGTGCCATAGCCAGCTTCCAAGGCTTCTACCAGATGGTGGCCAGATTCCTGCACGATAAACTACCGATAATACCCTTCTCCCCGGACTCTCGGATCGATCTGGTGCCCGTTGATTATGTAGCCGAGGCAGTTGTTGCCGCTGTACGTAAGGAGGCGCTGGGCAGCGAACTCTGGCTCGCTAATGGGCCGGCGGCACTGACCCTCACCGACGTCGTTGACATGGCGCTCGATATTGGCCGTGATTTTGGCTATCCGGCCAAGCCCCCGATGCTGATATCCGGTACTGTCCTGGATGAATCCGCCATCACGGATCCGGCACTATACGCGGGGATAATGAAGGCAGTAGCCTATTTCTCTGCATACGTCCGCTCAAGCCTGATACTGCCGACATCGGCTGATGAGCTCGCCGCCCTCGGCGTCCGGCCGCTCCCCGACGCCAGGACGGTCGCGGATCGGAGCATGCGCTACTGGGCGGCCCGCGACGCTCGGTCGAACCAGGGCACGACAAAGATCGACCGAGCGGCCGTTGCTGGGAGCAGCCGGCCGTGACCCGTAGCAGCAGCACAGGGGTCGCACAGACGCGATCCGTCGCGGAGCCCACTTTGGACGTGCTGACCCGGCACGCTCACAACCCATCTGCATACCTGGCGCTGAACGAAGGAAATCTGACGTTCGAGGTGGATGGAATCGACGGCGTCGTCATCTACCGGCCAAGCGGGAGGTTCCTGATCCAGTTCGGCGGAGTCTTCGCGCCGCCGGACCAGCAGGCTGAGCTGCTGACTGAGTTCGTCCGTTGGGCCAGGCAGAACCGCCGTCGGGTGATTAGCGTCCAGCTGATGCCCGAAGATACTGACATCTACCTGCGTGCCGGTTTTGGCGTGAACCAGCTCGGCGCCTCCTACGCCCGTTCACTGGACGGGTTCAGCATGTCGGGGAAACATTTCGTGAAGATCCGGAATAAGATCTCTCGAGCTAATCGGGACGGCGTCCGGGTACGCGAGGTGGCGGCGGTCCGTGAGCGGACGCCGCAGCTGATGGAGGCACTGAACGAGGTGGACTGGGTATGGTTGAAGGCAAAAGGTTTTGGCGTCGCCGAGATCGACTTTATGATCGGCCAACGGGGCGGTTGGGCCGAGCGCAGGCGCCGGTTGTTCGTTGCCGAGCACGCCGGCCGGCTGGTGGGCTACCAGGTATTCTCGCCGGTCTTCGGGCGGCACTCCGGTTGGCTGCATGACCTGAGCCGGCGGATACCGGACGCTCCCACCGGAGTCAGCGAGCTGATCCTGTCCACGGCCGTACGGCAGTTCGTCGGGGAGAAGACGCCGTACCTGCACTTTGGTCTCACTCCCTTCACTTCGCTCGATCCGAAACATCGACTTCCTGGACACAGCCCCTTCGTGGACCGTTTCGTGCGCTGGCTCGGCACTCGCGCCGAGTGGATCTACCCCGCCCAGTCCCAGGTGGCATACAAGCTGAAGTGGCAACCAGACCTGATCCAGCCGGAGTATGTCGCGTTCCAGGACGGCGTCTCGCTCTCCGCCGTCTGGCGGTTGATGCGGGTGACGAAGGCCGTCTCGCTGCGCCGGGGCAGGAAGAGCGTCACACGTCGCCCAGCGAGTCCCCATGAGTGATAAAATTCTTTCTCGCGATGCCGGAAATAAAGATCAAGTCCTTCGCTCCGCCCCGAACGCGGTCCCGAACGGGAGCGGGACGGCGAAGTCGGGGGTGACCGGGTCCGGTCGGGTCCCAGGCCGGCGGCTCCCGCGTTACGAAGCGCGGCCCGTGCTTGTCGCCTGCGTTGTGTTCGCCATCCTCGGAACGCTACGTATTGCCGGCGCGTTCGACGAGTGGCTCATGGTGTTCTCTATCGTGCTCACCCCGTTCGCGCTGTTCGTCGTGCCGCGGCGAATGTGGTCGGATGTCGGCGTGCAGGCCATATCCTCGCCACGGCAGTTGGCCCGCGGGATCGGGGTGGTGACCGCCGGCTACCTGCTGACCCTCGTCGCCTGCCTGACGCTGCTCGGGCGGGGTGAGGACAACTGGGCGGCCCTGCTGCCCGGCCTCTTCCGCGAGATGTTCCCGGGCTCTCCGGCGCTCGCCTATATCTCCTTGTTCCTCTGTATGGGTTTGCTCGTCCCGATCGCTGAGGAGGTCTTCTACCGAGGCGTGCTGCTGCACGCCGCCTCCCGGCGCATGGGGCTCTGGAGGTCCGTCGTCACGGTCAGTGCCGGCTGGGCACTCGTGCACCTCGGCGATTACGGACTCAATCCTTTCAACCCGCTGGTCCTGGCCGGGATGATCCCCTCGGTCTTCGTGATGGGCCTCGCCCTGGGTTATTGCCGGATGGTGACGGGATCGGTGGTCGGTACGACCATCGCGCAGGGTGTGGCCAACGTTCTGTTCACCATCTGGGCAATCTCGCTCTAACGTGATCGGAGAAGGCGAGATGGCTGCCAGCCAGGACGCGGTCGAGACGAACTCCACCGCGGTTCGCCACGACGTATTCAAGGTGACCGCCGCGACCTGTGGCGCGCTGTTCGTGGACAGCCTGCTCTACAGCATCGTGGTACCTGTCCTGCCGAACTACGCGGACCAGTTCGATGTGGGGTCGGCCGGGGTGAGCCTGCTGTACGCCGCGTACGCGGTCGCCCTGCTGGCGGGGACTCCCCTGATGGGCCGGGTCGGCGACCGGTTCGGGCATGAACGGCCATTCCAGGTCGGTGCCGCCGGTCTGCTGATCTCGACGGTCGGTTTCGCGCTGGCTCGTAGTTATCCCGAACTTCTGGCTGCCCGCACGCTCCAGGGAGTCGCCGCGGCGGCGCTGTGGACGAACGGAATCGCTCTGCTCGCCCAGCGGGTGCGGCCCCCCAGGGCCGGCGGCGCGATGGGAGCGGCGATGTCCAGTATGTCCGTCGGTATGGTCGCTGGCCCAGTGATCGGCGGGCTGCTGGCCGAACGCTTCGGCGACGCGGCGCCGTTCGTGGTGTGCACGGTGCTCACCGCGGTACTCGCCGCCGTCCTGCCGTGGCTGGTCCGCGGCGCCGCGCAGCCGGTACGTGAGCAGCAGCCATCCGGCTGGCGTTCGCTCCTGCCGACCCTGCTCGCTGTCGCCTTCGGAGCGGCGACGCTGAGCATGCTGGAACCGCTGCTCCCGCTGCACCTGGCCGACCGGTTCGGCAGCGGCCCGGCCACGCTGGGTCTGATCTTCGGGGCGGCGACGCTGGCGCACGGGCTCGCCGGGGTGCCGGTCGGCCTGCTTGGGGACCGGCGGCCGGATCTGCCGTTGATCCCGGGCGGGTTGCTGGGGATGAGCGCCGTCCTGCCGCTGCTCCCCAGGTTCGACGTTGGCTGGACGACGGTGCTGCTGGTGACGTTCGCCGTTTGCTTCTCCTTTGTCCTCATCCCTGCGCTGGGGATTCTCACCGCAGCGGCGGAACGGCGGGGGGTCGGGCATGGGGCCATCTTCGCGATGTTCAACATCGCCTATGCCGTGGGGATGATGAGCGGCCCTCTGCTCGGCGCGCTGGGTACCGGCTTCAGCAGCGTCACCACCGCGCTTACCGGCATGGCGGCGGTTCTCGTCCTGGGCGCCGTCCTGATCCTGACCGCGGCGCAGCGCCGCTCCGTCACCTGACGTCCGAGCCAGGATGCCCGGCTGCGGTCGGGCATCCACCTCACCGAAAAGACATCCCGTCCTTCTGCTCGCGATCCACTGGGAGTTGCTATGAGCCGAGCCGGTCTGGCGCTGCGCGCCGCCCGTCTCCTACTCACCCGCGCCGTTGCCGACACCACACCTGATTACGACATCGCCAGCAGCACCTATGACGAGGCGTTCACCGCCCTCATGGGCCCGAACTCGACGGCGATGCTGGACCTGGTGGGGATCGCCCCGGGGATGGACGTCATCGAGCTGGCATGCGGCACGGGTCACCTGTCCGAACAGATTCGGATCCGGCAGCAGGGCCTCGGTTCGCTGCGGGTGATCGAGAAGTCCCCGGGGATGCTGGCCGTCGCGAAGGCCAAGATGGAGACGCTCGGCCAAGCCTCCAAGGATGTCAGCTGGCAGCAGGGCGACATGCTGGAGTTCCTCAAGGCCCAGGCGACCAACAGCGCCGACGCGATCGTCTGCGGTTGGGCGATCTGCTATAGCAAGCCCTCCCAATTGTTCCGCGAGGCGCGGCGGGTGCTCCGCCCAGGAGGTCGGATCGGCATCATCGAGTCCCGCGCGGACGCATTGGCCTCGCTGCGCAAGGCTTTCGAAGACGTCGTCGCGGACGAGCCGACTCTGCTCACCGCGATGGTGCGGGTGGCCCTGCCGAAGGACGCCGAGACGGTGGCCAGGTGGATGCGCAAGGGCGAACTGCGGGTAATCAACCAGTATGAGGGTGAACAGCGCTGGCCGGTGGCCACCGCCGAGGAAGCCGTAGAGTGGGTGGAACGGTCCGGCGCCGGCGCCGGCTTCCGGGACTCGTTCGACATGTCCCGCGAAGACGACGTCAGAGGCAAACTGACAGAGGCGCTACGCAAGCAGGCCAGCCGGCCGGGGGGCCTCACACTCCTCCATCCGTTCGTCGTGGTCGTCGCCGAGACCACACCGGAGCCGGCAGCTCCCGTCCAGCCGGGCGTCACCAAGGCGAATGGGATCCAGTGAACTCTGGGACTGGCGGGATCGGATCGGAGTCGACGCCTTCCCCTTCCGCCCATCCGGTGCTGGGACGGATCGCCCGGGCCGTGGTCAGACACCCCGTGGTCGTCATCGTCCTCTGGCTCGTCGCTATCGGGGCCTGCGCGCCGTTCGCGCTCAAGCTCTCCGAGGTACAGTCCCGGCAGGGCAGCTCGAAGATCGTGCCCGGCTCGGTCGGCGACGCCGTAGCGCAACGGCTCGTACAGGCATTCCCGCATCACTCCGAGCGGGAAACCCTCATCGTGCTCAGTGCGCCCGATGTGACCGCCGCGAGTTCGCGGCGGCTGATGGGCATGCTGGACGCCTCGCTACAGCCACTCGTCCACGATGGCTCAGTCATGAGCACGACGTCGCCGTACACGCTGCACCGCGACGCTCTCCTGGCCGCGATGCGCCACGTGCTCGCGCCGGCGGGTACGCCGCCACCGAGCACCGAGGAGGCCATGGGCCGCCTGGCCCAGGCGCGGGCCACGGGTCAGGTGCCCGCGGCGCTGGTTCCACTCCTGCAACGGGCCGCACGTACCGACCAGGCGGAATGGCCGAAGCTGGCCGGCACGCTGGCCGAGGAGACGGACTGGGCGGACTTCCCCGTGCCGGTGGACGCCGCCAGCCTGATCTCCGATGACCACAGGGCGTCACTCGTTACCGTCGCCTACTCGAGGCATGGACCTGACCCGGACCTGACAGCGCTGCGCCGCACTGTGGCCGCGGACATAGCCCGGCTGGGCCCGGCCTCCCCGGTGCACGCCGCCGTCACCGGCGAACTGGCACTGATCAAGGACACGTACGACAAGGCCGAGGCCGACAACGCGAAGATGGAGTACGCGGCTTACATCATCATCATCATCGTTCTGCTGCTGTTCTTCCGTGCCGTCGTTCCGGCAGTCCTCACCCTGACGATGATCGGGCTCGCCATGACGATCAGCCAGGCATGGCTGTACGCCGTCGGCAGCCAGGTGGAACTAACCCAGTTCACCACGACAATCATGACCTTCGTCATGCTCGGTGCTGGCGTCGACTACAGCATGTTGCTGTCCTCCAGATATCGGCAGGAACGCCTGGCTGGCCGCGACCCGAAAGAAGCCGTCGTCAACGCCACCATCCACGCCGGTGAAAGCATTGCCCTCGCGGGAAGCACCGTCATCCTCGCGTTCGCCGCAACCCTGCTCTCACCGGTCGACTGGATCCCGCCGCTCGGCTATGGGGGGCTCGCGGGCATCCCGGTGATGCTGCTGGCCGCACTGACGATCACACCGGCGCTGCTGGTTCTGCTGGGCGACAAATTCTTCCTGCTCGGTGTCCGGCCGCTCACGGATATGGAGTCCAAGGGCTGGCTGACCAACCTGCTGCGACGGCTGGCCGTGCTGCCGCGACGGGCACCCGTCGCCGTCGTCGCGGTGTTCGTGCTGGCGACGATCCCCATCATTGTCCTCCTGGGATCCCACCGGCTGACCTCCGACCCGGTCGCGCTGAGCCCGGACACAGACGCCCGCCGCGGCTACAACCTTATCGCCGAACACTGGCAACCCGGCCTGCTGCAGCCGACGACCGTCGTCGGTGACATCGGCGACAACGGTCACCGAGGCGACACTCTCACCCTTGCCGGCTGGCAGCGACTGGACAGCCTAAGCGACGCGATCGCCCGCACTCCCGGCGTGGTCTCCGTTTCGAGCCTGTCCCGCCCCACGGGCACGAAGCTGTCCTGGGAGGACACGTCGGCGCTACCACAAAACGTCCGACAGGACTTTCTGGCCCCGGACGGCGCCCTGCGGCTGTCCATCGTGCTGGCTGGGGACCCACTGTCGGAGCAGGCGAGGTCGACGATCCGGACGCTGACCACGCTGGTCGCCGACAGTACCATCGACAACGCTCAGGTCGGTGGTGCCACCGTCATCGACCAAGAATACGATGCGGCGCTGACATCGTCCTTCTGGAAGATGATCGCCTTTGTGTGCGCCGGCGTCATAGTGCTGCTGACCTTCGCATTACGATCCATCCTGGTCCCGATCCGGCTGATCCTGACGATCGCGCTCAGCAACATTTGGGCACTCGGCGCCACGCTCGCGGTCTTCGCCGGCTGGCTCGATGAACCCGTCATCAACGA
Coding sequences within:
- a CDS encoding endonuclease/exonuclease/phosphatase family protein, giving the protein MRLASFNVENLFERIRAMDLPTWDEGQPVLAAFDRFITLAQHEVYTVQNKTDMLADLETMEILTRTSEGRLQLNRDPQPRWARLRENRGNFLTQPPGKDAVIDATGRQDWIGWVELVTGPVDETAIRSTAQVITDINADVLAVIEAENRPALVRFNTSLLAGLYAHVMLVDGNDPRGIDVGLLAKPGHTIGSIVSHVDDPDPARPDRPLFSRDCPAYELHTPAGNTIWVLPNHLKSQSWTSGNPDPLRRRQAHRVAEIYTALRDAGARYIAVVGDLNKPPPPAFPSLEPLLGPDSPLVDAASRAGFDTGPRPGTFQSCTARNRLDYILLSPDLADRMTGGQIVRTGLWGDPDNKHPSAQWVIHPKITRADQAASDHAALYVDLDI
- a CDS encoding SDR family oxidoreductase; the protein is MTAQTARRVLLTGASGVLGQELLSQLKRVPDIEPVCLVHRTVLADQTITTVRGDIARPQLGLDGSEYRSLVDSVDAVVNSAAVVAFNGTERTLRSINVEGTSRIAQLAAAADAPLYHVSTAYIGARSDGAGESGARYASSKREAEDVVRGAGVPYAILRPSIIVGHSDTGAIASFQGFYQMVARFLHDKLPIIPFSPDSRIDLVPVDYVAEAVVAAVRKEALGSELWLANGPAALTLTDVVDMALDIGRDFGYPAKPPMLISGTVLDESAITDPALYAGIMKAVAYFSAYVRSSLILPTSADELAALGVRPLPDARTVADRSMRYWAARDARSNQGTTKIDRAAVAGSSRP
- a CDS encoding bifunctional lysylphosphatidylglycerol flippase/synthetase MprF; translated protein: MTRSSSTGVAQTRSVAEPTLDVLTRHAHNPSAYLALNEGNLTFEVDGIDGVVIYRPSGRFLIQFGGVFAPPDQQAELLTEFVRWARQNRRRVISVQLMPEDTDIYLRAGFGVNQLGASYARSLDGFSMSGKHFVKIRNKISRANRDGVRVREVAAVRERTPQLMEALNEVDWVWLKAKGFGVAEIDFMIGQRGGWAERRRRLFVAEHAGRLVGYQVFSPVFGRHSGWLHDLSRRIPDAPTGVSELILSTAVRQFVGEKTPYLHFGLTPFTSLDPKHRLPGHSPFVDRFVRWLGTRAEWIYPAQSQVAYKLKWQPDLIQPEYVAFQDGVSLSAVWRLMRVTKAVSLRRGRKSVTRRPASPHE
- a CDS encoding CPBP family intramembrane glutamic endopeptidase translates to MLVACVVFAILGTLRIAGAFDEWLMVFSIVLTPFALFVVPRRMWSDVGVQAISSPRQLARGIGVVTAGYLLTLVACLTLLGRGEDNWAALLPGLFREMFPGSPALAYISLFLCMGLLVPIAEEVFYRGVLLHAASRRMGLWRSVVTVSAGWALVHLGDYGLNPFNPLVLAGMIPSVFVMGLALGYCRMVTGSVVGTTIAQGVANVLFTIWAISL
- a CDS encoding MFS transporter, coding for MAASQDAVETNSTAVRHDVFKVTAATCGALFVDSLLYSIVVPVLPNYADQFDVGSAGVSLLYAAYAVALLAGTPLMGRVGDRFGHERPFQVGAAGLLISTVGFALARSYPELLAARTLQGVAAAALWTNGIALLAQRVRPPRAGGAMGAAMSSMSVGMVAGPVIGGLLAERFGDAAPFVVCTVLTAVLAAVLPWLVRGAAQPVREQQPSGWRSLLPTLLAVAFGAATLSMLEPLLPLHLADRFGSGPATLGLIFGAATLAHGLAGVPVGLLGDRRPDLPLIPGGLLGMSAVLPLLPRFDVGWTTVLLVTFAVCFSFVLIPALGILTAAAERRGVGHGAIFAMFNIAYAVGMMSGPLLGALGTGFSSVTTALTGMAAVLVLGAVLILTAAQRRSVT
- a CDS encoding class I SAM-dependent methyltransferase, with the translated sequence MSRAGLALRAARLLLTRAVADTTPDYDIASSTYDEAFTALMGPNSTAMLDLVGIAPGMDVIELACGTGHLSEQIRIRQQGLGSLRVIEKSPGMLAVAKAKMETLGQASKDVSWQQGDMLEFLKAQATNSADAIVCGWAICYSKPSQLFREARRVLRPGGRIGIIESRADALASLRKAFEDVVADEPTLLTAMVRVALPKDAETVARWMRKGELRVINQYEGEQRWPVATAEEAVEWVERSGAGAGFRDSFDMSREDDVRGKLTEALRKQASRPGGLTLLHPFVVVVAETTPEPAAPVQPGVTKANGIQ
- a CDS encoding MMPL family transporter, with translation MVRHPVVVIVLWLVAIGACAPFALKLSEVQSRQGSSKIVPGSVGDAVAQRLVQAFPHHSERETLIVLSAPDVTAASSRRLMGMLDASLQPLVHDGSVMSTTSPYTLHRDALLAAMRHVLAPAGTPPPSTEEAMGRLAQARATGQVPAALVPLLQRAARTDQAEWPKLAGTLAEETDWADFPVPVDAASLISDDHRASLVTVAYSRHGPDPDLTALRRTVAADIARLGPASPVHAAVTGELALIKDTYDKAEADNAKMEYAAYIIIIIVLLLFFRAVVPAVLTLTMIGLAMTISQAWLYAVGSQVELTQFTTTIMTFVMLGAGVDYSMLLSSRYRQERLAGRDPKEAVVNATIHAGESIALAGSTVILAFAATLLSPVDWIPPLGYGGLAGIPVMLLAALTITPALLVLLGDKFFLLGVRPLTDMESKGWLTNLLRRLAVLPRRAPVAVVAVFVLATIPIIVLLGSHRLTSDPVALSPDTDARRGYNLIAEHWQPGLLQPTTVVGDIGDNGHRGDTLTLAGWQRLDSLSDAIARTPGVVSVSSLSRPTGTKLSWEDTSALPQNVRQDFLAPDGALRLSIVLAGDPLSEQARSTIRTLTTLVADSTIDNAQVGGATVIDQEYDAALTSSFWKMIAFVCAGVIVLLTFALRSILVPIRLILTIALSNIWALGATLAVFAGWLDEPVINDLPIFLVILMMGLGMDYEIFLITRIREITRQGSSDADAVTTAIVDTGRVITAAGLVMAGTLGTMMLSSTLMLREYGFGLSVAVLLDATLIRLVLAPATLLIAGKYNWWLPSLRRRAAAPDGPA